Part of the Oncorhynchus tshawytscha isolate Ot180627B linkage group LG07, Otsh_v2.0, whole genome shotgun sequence genome, TCCCTGTACACCCCGAGGAAGGAGTTCGATAATATCCCAAAACATCCCGCTCTTGCTCATTCAGGAAGTGTATCTTGCTGCATAACGATTCACCTCATCTCTTCTCACCACCTCCTCGTCCCTCTATACTCTCAGATGTgtttcctttccctttctctttttTTGTTTCTTCGCAATGGTCGAAATTAATGATTTGTTCCTCGAATTCGGAGGCGATGATGGGAAGGGAATGAGAGGAAGTCATGCACTTAAACTACTGGCAGCCTGACAATTAGCCATCATTCAACCACACATAGCAGGCAATCaagatctctccccctctctgaatTAAGTTATTTCATTTAAACGCAACgtaatataaaaaaatctcaccTCATCAGGACATGGGATTAGACACATAACTATTTAACCATCATCATAATTGAAGGGGATTAAAGCATCATAGTTACGCTCATCTGCATTATTAAAATGAATTCCATAATCTACATAATCTGtgtacaataaaaaaaaaaggtcACTCACATAAGTAAACAAAGGATTTCAGAATGTACAACAAAACACATGTCTGATAAGCAATACGAcattcctgtgtttgtgtgtgtgtgtgcatgttgaggAAGGACTTTTGCTTTTCAGTTCCTTAATTCAGGCTGCATGCTCATATGACCCCGttcatgacccctgacctctaaactAGCACTGTCAAATAACAACACGGCAACGAGTCAAGAGTCAATCAATTGTCTTCATGAACTCCCTCATCAATGGAGCTATCATGCAATTCAATCAACACAGTGATGAATTCATGGGATAAATCAATTCAATGACATGTTTTTGCTGTTAAAACAACAATGCTTCCATTGGTCGTTATGACAACACATGACAGTTAGGATGCCAATAAAAGGGTCACGATGAGGACAGGTAGACAGAGCTAAGTAGATGGTCACTCAGCCACAGTGTCTTGTTCCTATGTAGGTCTACATTGACTGATGCTGCCTGGCCTGTTCTGAGAAGGGGTTGGAACAGGTCAGGATAATGAAGTGGAACCTGGGTGGTTCAGCTTTCCAATTGGATCAGTGTCAGGGCATGGTTGTTTTCAGGGCAAGGCTGTTCCACTGCTGCCATGGAAATCAATGGGCAACATGCTTCTTTATCTCCACCACTGACAGACACCATGTACGCAcgtgcgcgcacacgcacacacacacacacacacacacacacctttcagtgTGCGTGAGAAAGGAAATATGTCTGTGTGTTATCAAAGCCTGCGATTTCTCTGGAAGGCAGATGTTTACACTAGGAGACAGAATCTACACTAAACATGAGAAATATGGAGAGACatcgaaagagagagcgagatcggatgaaagagagagaaatatgaaaagagagagacacagacgccAGATTGTTGTCGACAAGGCTCAAGatgttgtctgtttgtttttccctATAGGATCATTCAAACCAGTGTGCACCACCAACAGGAAACCCTCACGGCATGAAGGCTGTGGGGTTGACAGATTGACTGCCTCACTAGAATAATAATACACAGACAGTCGTATCCTGTCTGTTAGGCGAGAGAGCAGGTAGTATTATCTTCAATGTGTTTACCCTGTGACTCAATGACAACTGAACGCTTTTCTTTCCACAACACACCAGTGAGACCTAAAGACTTAGTTCCCTGAGCTAAtagcctaggctttagctcagtgggctattCCACAGCATCGAGGTGGGcagaaacccagtcagtcactcactcacacctcCATAGGCTTAGCCTACACATTTATTTTGACTGGCTGTTTTATGGTGGCATTCCCCTGGTTTGCGCTTTATAATAGATGATGCTATGTTGCCTACCCAAAGCGTCTACACCAcattatgtattgtaatgtaacgGACATTGACCCCGTGATAGAAGCATCATTGACTGGAATGGAATCTTTGCACACATTGCGCTTTGTGGACGTCATGGACATAGCTTTACATGTCAGAAATTAAATGATGATGTCATTGATGCTATAGTGCCGTCGGACTTGTAAGAGGTCTGACCTAATTAATTAGATGTAAACAACCATTCCGTAGGATCAAATAATGCAACGGCAACGGTCATTTGACAATAGCGCCCGAACCCTATCGAACCAATGGTCATCGCAGCTAGGCCAGTGGAAAACGGTTCTGCCTGGGATGCCCGAGGCATGCAATGTCCATTCGAATGGTTCCTATAAATGAACAAACAAAGAGGCAAACCGTCGGCGGCAACTCACCATCACAAAGCCTCAGCATCCTACGAAGCACTGCCCCAGCCATTCTGTCCGCATCTTGCCCCAGAACGACTCATCCGAATCGTTTAGCATCCCTCATTTTGATACTCACTCCCTATGAATAGGATACAGTCAAAGCCCATTAGGGCAACGGATGATTCTAGCTGCTCCAGGTAATCCAATGTAGCCAGACACAAGACAACTGTAGCCTAATTCAAAAATATACCGTGACTAGTCTACATTATAGACTACACTATTCTATGTATAGCATCAATTTAGAGATGTATCCTACAGCTTCATCCAATCCACATTCGAAGCTTTGCAGAGTGCGGAGGAAAATAATATGAGCGTGCAGGGTGTAGAGGAGATGTATCGCATCAGCAGGCTCTATAGGCTCATGCCGGGGCATACCATTCTAAGGAAAAGTGCAGGGCTGGATGGATGAGGATAAGAAGGAGCGCTCTAGGACAAAATATGGAGGACAGTGGTCCCGACCCATGTGAGATGTTCTGCatagaattttttttaaactattcaacataaaatacatttaactAAATACATCCAGTGTTCTGAGTTGCCCTAAGTGTCTGTGGCCCGATAGGCTACTTGATAAATATGTCTAGGCTGGCTATTGGCCTATAATATAGCCCACATGTGAGATGTAAAATGTGAGCCTAATCATCCATAAATCTGCCGATAGGATTGGTGGCTAGATGTACTGTATAAAATTGCTTCAACTAGTTACAAGTAAACGAGTTAGGTTCTCAATTGATTTTCTTTTTTGGCGTTTGTTGAAACCAAACATATGATTCAACGCCAACTGTTATATTTGATTATTAACAAACCTATATTTCAAGTTGcaacctactgtatttattttaacaCTCAACTTACTTATCCCCTTTGGTTAAACCTAATAACTAACACAAATACAAACTAATATTTAACGTAAATAAAAACCCATCTTTTAATCTTTGTATGGACCACAGAGTTGCCAGCACTTGTTCAACACTAATGTGGGCACTTAAGTTCACATTTCATAAAGACTTTTAATGAAGTAAAAGTTGATGACCAATACCCTAGACAAATATACAAGGTGTATTAGCAACTGatgatattatattataatgccattcacaagcacacacacacacacacagtgatacaTTTCTCCTCGACACCAATGTGCATTTATTACAGGGCAGATTACTCTATATGTATTAGCTTCATAGTAAAGGTCAACAGAGCAAAGGCCCCAGTTATACACctcacatgctgaccagaccgcacACGTCGCGTGCGCATCggaaaataaatgtagaaatccatgatattcaattattgcacccacactgctcgtgcgcGCACCAACGAACGTCTGTAATGctaagggctaaaatagaacgcctttctatttctgacacagatcACGCTGaaagtcctgtctctcccatctcctcattggtttatagaagcaggtacccaagtgccatctcctcattggctttACCCACGTgagtgattgaaagacaaactgttttgccggttgtcgtggtaatactatgaaagtttagatgcgatcaccatataaattcaaagaggaaaaagcctggaaggagggatgactagaaacgattcggttggccgttttatgtgtggattcatTGTCggagtaaaggaccttgtgcatttcaggtaaaataacaactcaatgtttatatcccaggacaaattagctagcaacagcaagctagctaaataggacaaattagctagcaagtgcaagctaactagctaaattgccatacatgtttaatgcttttcgacctgtccccaaatgaatgtcattggttcagagtttgttttgatattttaacctgcgtgtcgtgatcgcatttggtgtagggggacaaataaatgtatgcacgatagagcacgcgcgcagccggtttgggttccgtgtcagAATAATCTGATATGAATCAGATTTGGTTTGAGGGCATAGCCACAGGAaataggggtggggggggtgatatAATTTCTTCACAAAAGTTGTGCACTgaacctttactagtcctgtattatcaGACCGATATAGCTGTCTGTAGcatgaacaaactttatttttcagcatcccctccccccacccccacccaaacTACTTCAGCTATGTTTAAGGGGATCTAGGGGACTGGAGGTTACCACAGCACAGCCCAACACCAGACCCTCCTGTCAATCCCTTTCTATAACTCCCTGGCACCCTCCTCAGGCTCGGGGTAGGAAGCGCAGGTTGATGGGTTTGGATGGGATGAGCAGTGTTCTAGTCTTGGGCTCTGTGGTCGGGGCCCCATCCTCTGGCTGGATCTCATAATGCTGCATCAGCTGTAGAGGGGGGGACAAGAGTTCAAGTGTTTAGTCTTAATGAGCCACCTGGTTGTCTGACGTCTCTCTAGCCAGAGAATCAGTTTACAACCATAAAATGAAGTCTCTATAACGTCCCATGCCAACTGGGATAGTAAAAGCAGAATATTGCCCCACTCATAAAAATGGGGTTCGTCACACCTGTTCCCACACACTCTTAGATTGCTTCTGGGGATTTACCATTAGCGAATCACCACAGATGATGGACGAAATCCAACAACAATCACCTCCAACAGTCTGTGGTAACATAATTTTGGCACTGACGGCTTTTTATTACTCAACACTTCCTTGACAATCTCAATGAAATACTTATCTTGCTCACCCTGGAGAGGGCAAAGTACATCTCTAGCTCTGCCACTCTCTTGCCCACACAGGCTCTCACGCCCACCCCGAAGGGTATAGAGCTGTAGGGGTGGTGTTGGTACGACTCTGGGTCCCCTCGCAGCCAACGGTCAGGCCTGAAACACTTTGCATCCACAAACTCCCCCTCGTCATGACTGGCAGCATAGTGACAGAGATGGAACTGGGTCTGAGAGAGGGGAATAGGAAGTAGGAGACATACAGGAAGGAGAGCGACTGACAGAATTTCATGGAAATGACATCTCATCCTTTTGGGAAAGAAATGGAGATTTCTTAAGTATTgacaaaggtgagagagagagatgttgatatCTTTCTTCGCCTGCCCCTACCTTCTTTGGGAACCAGTAGTTGTCCACAACAACTTCATTGTCTACGGTTAGACGGCCATTCCCTGGAACTACAGGGTacattctgagagagagagagagagagaacagcttcaGCAACATGGGGAGCCTCTGTAGGACTGCCTTATATAAACCTGTGTGTGGCTAGGAATGTTCAGTATGCCAGACCTGCCAACCCTGTCCAACTTTTTTAGAGTACCAGACGCGCGCAGCAATTTGGAGATTCAACTTGCAAATTTAGTGCAAAGGCATTTTAGAAGCATTGCCTCTGTAGCTAATACCGGACACTCACTCATTTTTCATTGTACAATCTTCTAAACACCCGACTCCATTTAATGCCAAgacatttatttttgattataCTTTTGTAATGCTCTTTGTGACGTGGATCCTAATTACAGTCTATCAGGTTGCGTGATCCTCGTCATGTTACGTGGAAAATACAACTAATGGGACGCAGTATTACATGTAAATCACACTCGCACAAATGTGACCAGTTATTTGTCGTAATTGCATTTCATTTCTTTCACTAGCAAATGCGAGTGAACTGCCGACACTTTAGAGCCCACTGAATCTGATGTTCACTAACGTTAGCTTGAAACAATTAGTGTTCACCTTCCCACAACACACGGAGTCGAAAAGGGATTTGTCCATGTGTTTACGTACAGCTGACAGTCTTCAAActcagcatcacaacaaacaggaGGGGCAGACACCGGGTAGCTACGTCCAATAATGATGTGTTCATCTGCATGTCTGTTGACGCAAACtctgtacatgtctgtgtgttgcagCTCGAGAATCGGGATGTTAGATTTACTCAGTGGATTTATTTTtattcaaatgtttgttttttaaacatcAGGCCCTATTCATTACCTGCGTACATGGACAGAGAATTGCGTAGTTGGTACCCCATATTTCGTGCATGTTGACAGGTCTGGTCACATTGGTATTTGGTGAAGTTTTGATACCGGAGAGTTGGCAATGGCAGGTTGTGATTCTGACCTAGATGGTGTTATTGAGCATTTGAATCATTCGAAAATCAAGGACACACAGGATAAATGGCTATGACCATataggaagaggtggagggggcCAATTTCCTTCTATAagcctgtcatccaggacctctataccaggcggtgtcaaaggaaggccctaaaaattgtcaaaagactccagccacccaagtcatcaactgttctctctgctaccgcacggcaaacgaTACCGGAGAGCTAAGTCTGGGagcaaaaggctcctgaacagcttaagccccaagccataagacagctAAATAGTTCACCatatagctacctggactatctgcatcgACCCTCTTTGACACATACTTACtctaaacacatatacacactcacccacggataacatgcacacacacgctgtTGCTTCCGTCTTACCTATCCTGTTGCctggtcactttacccctaccgaTATGTACAtctctacctcaattacctcatacccctgcacattgactccatATTGGTACCCCATGTACATAGCCAAGTAAAtattactcattgtgtatgtaTTCCTCGTGttacaatgtttttatttatttattattaaaacatatatattgtattctgcattgttgggaagggccgtgAGCATTTCAGAGTTAGTTTACACCTGTTCTTTACGAAGAATGTGACAATTAAAATTTGAACACACCATTCAGGTTATATAAGGACattacccccctccctccttacatAAACTGTCCAAAAAGCATGCCCCATGCCTCCACCTTGACCCTCTGCACTCCGGATTAAATGCCAACATGCTATCTCACTTATCAGTCATCATCAGTATAATTAGGGAAAGGAAAATGCAAGCACACAGGCAGAAAAACTCTTTGACCAGGCATGCTCAAAACAAGAGGCCAGTTGCAGGTCACCGTTcatggcgtgtgtgtgttcacctcagAACCTGCATGTGTGTACGTGTACATGCATCCGTGCGTGTATTCACCTCAGAGTCTCCTTGATGACAGCCTTCAGGTAGGGCATCCTGCTCAGGTCCTCTGATCTGGGCTGCTGTCTTCCCGGACACACGGACATGATCTCACGGTACAGCCTGTCCTGAGACGCGGCGTCGCGAGCCAACTGGTACAACGCCCACGACAAGGTGTTGGACGTCTGAGGCGAAAGGAGAAGGACGATAGTAaacccctctttctttcttagAGTGAAGTGATatgatatatactgaacaaaaatctaaaagcaagctgattgaacagcacgatcattacataggtgcaccttgtgctggggacaataaaagtatgttataaaatgtgcagttttgtcacactacactgccacagatgtctcaagttttgaaggagcgtgcaattggtatgctgactgcaggaatgtccaccagagctgttgccagagaattgaatattCATTACTCTACCATAAGCGGTTTGAGGATGTCAacgttgtaaacagagtgccccatggtggcggtggggttatggtataagctggcataagctacggacaacgaacacaactgcattttatcgatggcaatttgaatgcacaaagatgccgtgatgagatcctgaggccaactgtcgtgccattcatccgccgccatcacctcatgtttcagcatgataatgcacggccccatgttgcaaggatctgaacacaattcctggaagctgaaaatgtcccagtactTCCATGGCTTGCTTACTCACCAGGcatttcacccattgagcatgtttgggctAATCTaaattgacgtgtacgacagcgtgttccatttCCCGTCCATAACCAGCAACttagcacagccattgaagaggagtcagATAACATTCCACAAtccacagcctgatcaactctaagtgaaagagatgtgtcgcgctgcatgaggcaaatggtggtcacgccAGATACGCCCCTACTTTTCTCTCATATTCTtattatttttacccctttttctccccaattggtagttacagtcttgtcccattgctggaactcccgtacggactcgggagaggcgaaggtcgagagccatatatcctccaaaacacgactctaccaagctgcactgcttctggACACAATACTCGCTTAAGccccaccaatgtgtcagaggaacacAGTACATCTGGCGACCGTGTCGGCGTACGTGAGcccggccagccacaggagttgctagagcgcgatgggacaaggacatcctggctggccaaaccctcccctaacccggacgacgctgggacaattatgcgtcgcctcatgggtctcccggtcgcggtcgGCTGCGACACagtccgggatcgaacccggatctgtagtgacgcctcaagcactgcagtgctttagaccgctgcgccactcgggaggccctactttttcttttaaggtatctgtgaccaacagatgcatatctgtattcccagtcatgtgaaatccatagattaaggcctaattaattcatttaaaatgaccgatttccttatatgaactgtaactctataaaacctttgaaattgttacgttttagatttttgttcagccTACTTTATCGTCCCTGAGGGGAAATTTGACTTGGACAATTAAAGTGCTGATgtttcaacaaaaaaatatattcaaagttgagggagtggtggaggcTGTATCAGAGACTAGTTATCAAGTGATCATCAACATTTATTGACATCAATTCATCATAAAATCAGCAGAGGAAATTACTTTGGAACAGTAGATCATTTCAAGTGACATCTAGTCATTGAAAAAGACCATCTCAAGTGAGAACACTGATTTCCAGTGAGCAAAACACATTTATCTCTATGACGTAACATAAAAGGTGGAATAAATGGAGCTCGAGACTTGTGCTTTACTCAGCAACAGATCCCAGAAAGCAGCAAGTGACGCCTGACAAAAACAAGACCCGACTGCACCAGGGAATGCAGCCAGGCAGGTCATGTAGTGTTTGTATGGttactgtgtatctgtctgtggttCTGTGAGTGCATTTTGTACCCTCTAAAATTAATACAAAGTTACACTGCGAATATATATGTCTACAAACTAAAGCAAATGTTTTTAGTATTTATGACCTGGGGAGAATCGTGTAATCTTAAAGCCAAAATACACCTCCACCCTACAAAAGCCTCTGACTCCATCACTTCCCCCATTCCCTAGGACATGTCCAGTAGGaacaaaacagaagaaaacattttgaaatgaaGAGGAAATAATATAATTTGCCATTGAGAAATTCACATGTTCGCTTTCCATTTCAAAAGGTTTGTTTACGGTGTACCCTACAGAACGTGACCCTGCTGTTATGTATggcacccccctcctctctgtatgACCTCCcatgaccctctcctctcaccgtgTCCACTCCGCCCAGCAACAGCTCTGTGATGCTGATGTACACCTCTCCCAGGGTCAGTTTATCACAGGACAGCAGGTAGGTGAGATACATCCCCTCCACCTGCTTCCCAGCCAGCACCTGGGCATCCATCTGCGCCAACTTATGGTCAATGAGACGCTGAGCTGAGGGTTTATGTAGAAATACAttgaacacacacattcatgtaggggacgcacacaaacacacactgaacaaagCTCAACAGTGAGTTTCCTTTGGCAGACGGGTTGCCTCCCACACTAACAAAGTTCCCACATAGGTCTGCGATTTCCGACCCGTCTCAACGGTGCTTAGCGACTGACAGTGGCTGATGTGACAGGGAAAGCCCTTGTGCAATAGAAATAACCGTACGCTTGCATTGTGGGGGTCGAACCTACCATGTCTACTTTCCAACCTTTAAGTCCGCTTGTCGCTCAATAGAAGGAGCCCCGGACATTATTTGCAAACATACCTACAGCCACCAGGTCGTCCCAGGCTTGGACAAATCGTTTCCAGAAGGGCAGGACGTTGCGTGTCCAGAGCGGGAGGAAGAGGACGGTCTCAGACAGGGTTAGCATGTCGTTGGCTGCAGCGATGAACTTCAGCGTGTCCTTAGGGATCTCCTCCTGCAGACAACCCAGCCGCGTCTCAAACAGGATGGAAGAGATCCCTGCAGGGGCGGAGAGAACACAGTTGAACAATGAGGACAACACAGAGCTGGTGGGATTCTCGGTATCCTAGATGCATATCTCCTGCCGTTGTGCCCCCGAGCAAGGCACTTTACCTAAGCTGCTGACTGTGGCAGACTCTGGCTTCCAACcccactgggtgtgtgtgtgtttctgaaggGGTTAAAAGCATAAATAATACTGAATGAACCAATGGTATCACACCTTCAAAGCCAAACTTGTAGAGCTCTGCGGTGAGGTCTGGTACGGTGGTGTGGTCCTGACTGCGGAGGCGGAGCCTCTCAATACGCTGTAGCAGGTCCCCTACCACCTGGTTGATGACAGGCGCGTACGCAGACACCTCCGCTAGCTTCAGCATCTTTGGATTCAGGACACTACGGATACGGTACCACTGTGGGCCTTTactgtaggagaggagaggaggggacagacaCTGAATCTACAGTTGATATTGAGAATAAAGGGGTGGAGGTTTATCTACAGGCCgtggccaaaataaaggaaaaacttAAATgaaggatacaaagtatattaaaCGCAGCTGCTTCCACACAGTAAGCAATGAACATCCCAGATcgcaacccaattgaacacttatggaagATTATAGAGCAGCGCCTGAGacggcgttttccaccaccatcaacaaaacaccaaatgatggaatttctcatggaataATGGTGTcaaatccctccaatagagttccagacacttgtagaatctataccaAGGCACATTCAAGCTTTTCTGGCGACTAGTGGTGGCCCAATGCCCCATTATGTTGGTGTTtcatttattttggcagttacctattGGTTAGATTGATCATGTTGGAGGTGGAGGGTTACTACTGAAACAAGTTTACCTGTAGAGTTAGGGTTTCCTCAAACCAGACCAACATGGCTTTTACCCAAGGCAATGATTTATTGCCAATAACTGTCATAGTGTATCTTTGAAGCATAGGGTGtaagcaatgttccctctaagctgcgcaCCTCCCCCAGGATGCCGCGCAGAAGAAATGCCATGCAGAGACGtaagagattgaacttcactgagTTAGCCGCATTAGTTTGCACTATATAGATTACCGTTTCCTCTGCGATTGAATCAAAAggataaactgggtggttcgagccctgaatgccgattggctgacagccgtggtatatcagaccgtatataaTTACGTCGGTAGccggtttataatagcaataaggcacctcgggggttggtggtatatggccaatataccatggcgaAGGGCTGTATCtaggcactccgcgttgtgtcGCTAGTTGTAGGCAGAGCCAGTGTGCAGCAGAGTATAATTATTTGTGTGGGGGTAGCCCATGAGCGGTCTTTCAATCCCCCGCGAGTGAATGCGCTTTTCAGATCAGTTCAGAGCACGCATGtgcacatttgttgatattctttgctagttagcgaGTTATTTGCCCAGTTATTGATaattataaactggatggttcgagccctgaatgctgattggctgacaggcgCGGtacatcagaccgtataccatgcgtatgataaaacatttatttttactgctctaattacgttggtaaccagtttataatagcaataaggcacctcagaggttgtggtatatggccaatatgccacggctaaaggctgtgtccaggcactcacGACACAACAacatcccttagccgtggtatactggccatacACCACAACCCCCGAGGTGCTTTACTGCTTAAATATAGGTCAGCAATGGGGAGTTACCCCtccctacaagagcacaaaacgtgtagGCCACATTTCAAGCTCTCTTTGAAATGCTAATCAGCTTAAAAGCTTACATCGtaattaaaggggcagtgttgtattttgaaacaCGCTTGCATATCCTACATTGTCTAAATCTCTGTATGGCAATAATAAattgtattttgtaaagtggtttcttgcatcatacaacacaatgTATTGTCACCCTATAGTGTCACAGGCCAAGTAAAACATGATTAATATCAAGTGTTGCATAATGTTAAAAACATGATTCAAAATGGAATGCAGTATGGGCCTGCATTGAACAtcacatataggctactgtaggctatatcacGGAAATCTAAAGCTGtttccatgtgaaaatgttatgggatttgcGCCATTGGTTTTGTTGGTAAGCCTACATTACGCTCAAATAGCCACaatagcctattggctactgtctaaaactgtaatgGTACAGCCGCAGGGTTTACTGTAAACATGTGCCGGAAGTTGCACAAAATCCTCACAACAGTTCCACGAGAGCAAATATTTCCTCAGTGCGCCAAAAAAATGAGGAAACAGTGTGTGTAAGTATTAACCCTTTCCTACACCCAATCTAAGGAATAGTCCTTGATGTGGTTCATCGGCCACTCACTCCACATGGAGTCCATAGGCCTGTCCCCTCATAT contains:
- the LOC112253824 gene encoding sterol 26-hydroxylase, mitochondrial-like, whose protein sequence is MCSPAAVTRPLRLTVHHRQKLSVALDRFVSGGRRFKSGASRHVGQKLQTTIETTPEKCKTIDDLHGPSLATTVYWLFVKGYADKSHAMQVEHKKLYGPIWRSRFGPFDVVNVASPELISQVIRQEGRYPVRTELPHWKEYRDMRGQAYGLHVDKGPQWYRIRSVLNPKMLKLAEVSAYAPVINQVVGDLLQRIERLRLRSQDHTTVPDLTAELYKFGFEGISSILFETRLGCLQEEIPKDTLKFIAAANDMLTLSETVLFLPLWTRNVLPFWKRFVQAWDDLVAVAQRLIDHKLAQMDAQVLAGKQVEGMYLTYLLSCDKLTLGEVYISITELLLGGVDTTSNTLSWALYQLARDAASQDRLYREIMSVCPGRQQPRSEDLSRMPYLKAVIKETLRMYPVVPGNGRLTVDNEVVVDNYWFPKKTQFHLCHYAASHDEGEFVDAKCFRPDRWLRGDPESYQHHPYSSIPFGVGVRACVGKRVAELEMYFALSRLMQHYEIQPEDGAPTTEPKTRTLLIPSKPINLRFLPRA